Below is a genomic region from Miscanthus floridulus cultivar M001 chromosome 1, ASM1932011v1, whole genome shotgun sequence.
ACGGAGAGGCTGCTGGAGCCGTCCTCCACGCACTCCGACGACGCGTCGACGTCGTCGGCCATGATCTCCTGGATGGCGGCCTTGGACGTGTTGAGGAGCCATTGTACCGTCTTGCTGGCCTTGTCGAAGCCAAGCATGTCCTGGAGCGCGAAGAACTTGCGGGCGACGTCAAGGGAGAGCCGCATCCGGCGGTCCCTCATTCCGCCGGCGGTGCATATCTTGCTGTGCCGGTCTTTcctcgccgcggccgcggccgccgccctaTCGAGGCTGGCGCTGACGCCGGCGCCTTGTGCACCACCACTGGCGCAGGTGCCCAGCTCTGtagccggcgccggcgcctgctCCATCAGCGGCTGCACCGGCAGGTCCGGTGAGTTGATCACGGCTTGTggaggggtggcggcggcggcactaCCGATCTGGTAGCTCAGGTGAAAGCTGGCGTCGGCGGCGAAGGGAGGGGAGCATGGGTAGCAGTAGAAGCTGCTGGATTGGTCCGGCTTTGGGGAAGGCGGGCTGAGCTGCAGCTGTTGGTAAAGCGGTAAGTCCATGGGCCATGAGGAATCACAGAAAGGAAACATGTGCTTTGCTGATGGGACTCCAAGGGCCCTGATGCCCTctccccctctcccctctccctctctagGTTCTGGCACTAGAGCAGTGTGTGTTGATCTCTATGAGACTATGAGAGAGGCAGGAGTGTGGCCTATGTCCTATGATCAAATGTGTC
It encodes:
- the LOC136474874 gene encoding transcription factor TEOSINTE BRANCHED 1-like; protein product: MFPFCDSSWPMDLPLYQQLQLSPPSPKPDQSSSFYCYPCSPPFAADASFHLSYQIGSAAAATPPQAVINSPDLPVQPLMEQAPAPATELGTCASGGAQGAGVSASLDRAAAAAAARKDRHSKICTAGGMRDRRMRLSLDVARKFFALQDMLGFDKASKTVQWLLNTSKAAIQEIMADDVDASSECVEDGSSSLSVDGKHNPAEQLGGGDQKPKGNCRSEGKKPAKSRKAATTPKPPRKLGNNAHPVPDKETRAKARERARERTKEKHQMRWVKLASAIDVEAAAASVASDRPSSNHLNHHHHSSSSMNMPRAAEAELEERERCSSTLNNRGRMQEITGPSDVVVGFGNGGGYGGGGGNYYCQEQWELGGVVFQQNSRFY